The Pseudomonadota bacterium genome segment GGGGCGCGAGAAGCATCAGGCTGGCGAGCAAGACGAGTACATGGCGCACGGCGGAACCTCCGGGGGCTGTCGTGGGACTGTAGCAGCCGGCAGGACTGCAGCAGTGGCCACATGATGCACAACACGAGCAAATCGTGAGTGTGGTCAAATCCGCATCAAACCCGCGCTCGAGACAATCACGAGGAGAATCCATGACCCGCGGCCCTCTTCTCGATGCCTGGTTCGCTGCGCGGAAGAAAAACCGTCGGCCATTGCAGATCCCCGGACACAAGAATCGCTATGCCCATGGCGAGGATGCCCTCGGTGCCGATCTTCTGGGACCGCTCCTTCGCGATGACGTGCCGCTTCAGGGTGGTGTGGACGACAACGCTTACAGCCATCGCTATCTCGAGCAGGCAGAAGCCTTGTGGTCCTCAGCCGTTGGCGCAGATCAGGCGCGATTCCTCGTCGGGGGCTCGTCGCAGGGCAACATCGCTGCGCTCTCCGCCGTGAGTTGTCCGGGGCGGCCGGTGGCAATCGACCGCACATCCCATCGCAGCGCTCAGGCTGCGCTTGTGATCTCGGGTGCGCGGCCCGTGTGGGTGTATCCGGAGCTCCACCCCGAGACCGGTTTGCCGCTCGGCGTCCCGGCGCGTGCGCTCGCGGATGTCACGGCCGACGTGACGGCGCTGTTCGTCACCTCACCCTCGTATGTCGGGACATTGAGCGATATCTCCGCGCTTGCGCGCGCGGCTCACGGGCGTGGCATCCCGCTGGTCGTCGATCAGGCGTGGGGAGGGCATATGGGCTTCATGGCCGGTCGTGGTGCCATCGCGTGCGGCGCCGATCTCGCGGTCACCAGCGTCCACAAAGCGCTCCTGGGATATACCCAGACAGCCGTTGTCACGATGCGCGGCGACAGGGTCAACCGCGATCATCTGGACAGATGTGTCGATCTCGTCGCAACGACGTCTCCCTCGGGGACGCTGCTGGCCTCGATCGATGCCACGCGCCTCGTGCTCGAACGCGATCAAGGTGCTGCGATTGCGCGCACCGTCGAAAACGTGAAGCGCATGCGGGAGACCCTGCGCAGGGTGAAGG includes the following:
- a CDS encoding decarboxylase, encoding MTRGPLLDAWFAARKKNRRPLQIPGHKNRYAHGEDALGADLLGPLLRDDVPLQGGVDDNAYSHRYLEQAEALWSSAVGADQARFLVGGSSQGNIAALSAVSCPGRPVAIDRTSHRSAQAALVISGARPVWVYPELHPETGLPLGVPARALADVTADVTALFVTSPSYVGTLSDISALARAAHGRGIPLVVDQAWGGHMGFMAGRGAIACGADLAVTSVHKALLGYTQTAVVTMRGDRVNRDHLDRCVDLVATTSPSGTLLASIDATRLVLERDQGAAIARTVENVKRMRETLRRVK